In Zygosaccharomyces rouxii strain CBS732 chromosome D complete sequence, one DNA window encodes the following:
- the UTP8 gene encoding Utp8p (similar to uniprot|P53276 Saccharomyces cerevisiae YGR128C UTP8 Nucleolar protein required for export of tRNAs from the nucleus also copurifies with the small subunit (SSU) processome containing the U3 snoRNA that is involved in processing of pre-18S rRNA) yields the protein MPSIFQPFRLSVLPRIGALSNYEVQSDYLRVSSDISPNSNKITIGISESAISQYILNPTPKLLSNISIPSTNVVSACDVATLADDKEIWCYCVKSGKSHFLNASVKPVDADTVLDTDGGDKTEDFKIKMDSKVVGIKIIPDYKAIVVVLESGLIQYYDFQLQKLSSLDISYQNVKVVNYFSENGQNFMFVLSGFENNKVCFKLFELLYHDGKRHTPIKELSTTILENFNLDQSKLCYQSGKLYQLEGSTIKTYALPQCHLVQTTHLPMILDPNSQKVSLAPVSTNRILLTVNNQVYLLDLVHSSVLSERTLTHAKTFQLLRSAPLNVSSSLKGSEFATRTLAIGVTTKNGNNPTSALEVINVDVGTGTLKDSLGKSFQSINDSKTHNLQPLFSDDESDAGDNADSDEVVAFAYEDIFKELSKNNKSISKFDSTFAKRLNIQEEHYTDRERFICDQEFLSKVVRLILDSFDQEYPRALTFLLTHPLFPTDCTRGLLERFRNHPRLFKQAIVTCPNLPLDDLLSELFSINNGELCLDISLRILQDFTTDMIKDEVKKLNKVDVHNFVNFLISPKDEELIQNKSTYELFQLLSLVIDAIGLFALDGALLQRLSDYIDEQVYLAERNARLWNLLDTRNKNRGATGSLAGSSRAKEQTLPKYTVEYLEL from the coding sequence ATGCCCTCGATTTTCCAACCATTTAGGTTGTCAGTATTGCCAAGAATTGGTGCATTGTCGAATTATGAAGTTCAATCCGATTACCTGCGAGTTTCTAGCGATATTTCTCCAAACTCCAACAAGATCACAATTGGTATATCTGAGTCTGCTATCTCTCAATACATTTTGAATCCTACACCTAAACTATTGTCGAATATCTCTATACCATCTACTAATGTTGTTAGCGCTTGCGATGTAGCGACTTTAGCTGATGACAAGGAAATTTGGTGCTACTGTGTTAAATCTGGTAAGAGTCACTTTTTAAATGCATCAGTTAAACCTGTAGATGCAGACACTGTTTTGGATACTGATGGTGGTGACAAGactgaagatttcaaaataaaaatggatAGTAAAGTTGTGGGGATTAAAATTATTCCCGACTACAAAGCTATTGTTGTTGTACTCGAAAGTGGATTAATACAGTATTATGACTTCCAATTGCAAAaactttcttcattagaCATTTCTTATCAAAACGTGAAAGTGGTTAATTATTTTAGTGAAAATGgtcaaaatttcatgttTGTTTTAagtggatttgaaaataataaagTATGCTTTAAACTTTTCGAATTACTTTACCATGATGGTAAGAGACACACTCCTATTAAGGAATTGAGTACCACAATCTTGGAGAACTTCAATTTGGATCAATCCAAGTTGTGTTACCAATCCGGTaaactttatcaattggaagGCTCCACCATCAAGACGTATGCTTTGCCTCAATGCCATCTGGTGCAAACTACCCATCTACCCATGATTCTAGATCCAAATTCGCAAAAGGTTTCGCTGGCACCTGTATCCACAAACAGAATTTTGTTGACAGTTAACAATCAAGTGTATTTGTTGGACCTAGTGCATTCATCGGTGCTTTCTGAAAGAACATTGACCCATGCAaaaactttccaattgttaaGGTCAGCACCTCTCAATGTATCTTCCTCATTGAAAGGTTCTGAGTTCGCAACAAGAACTCTAGCCATCGGTGTTACTACAAAGAATGGCAACAATCCAACATCTGCATTGGAAGTAATAAATGTTGATGTGGGGACAGGTACGCTAAAGGATTCCTTAGGCAAAAGTTTCCAATCCATTAATGATTCAAAGACCCATAATTTGCAACCGCTTTTctctgatgatgaaagtgatgCTGGTGATAATGCTGATTCAGATGAAGTGGTAGCATTTGCATATGAAGATATCTTTAAAGAACTTTCcaagaataataaaagcATTAGTAAATTTGATAGCACTTTCGCCAAAAGATTAAACATCCAGGAGGAACACTATACTGATAGAGAAAGATTTATTTGTGaccaagaatttttaagCAAAGTGGTTCGCTTGATTCTCGATAGTTTTGATCAAGAATACCCAAGAGCGCTTACATTTCTACTAACACATCCACTCTTCCCAACAGATTGCACAAGAGGACTGTTGGAACGCTTTAGAAACCATCCAAGACTTTTCAAACAAGCTATAGTTACATGTCCCAATTTACCTCTCGATGATCTTTTATCTGAACTTTTCTCTATTAATAATGGCGAGCTTTGTCTTGACATTTCACTTagaattttacaagattttaCAACGGATATGATTAAAGATGAGGTtaagaaattgaataagGTGGATGTTCACAATTTTGTAAACTTCTTGATCAGTCCAAAGGATGAGgaattgattcaaaataaaaGCACCTATGAATTGTTCCAACTTTTGTCACTAGTAATAGATGCTATTGGTCTTTTCGCCCTAGATGGAGCTCTCCTACAACGTCTATCAGATTATATCGATGAGCAAGTATACTTAGCGGAGAGAAATGCCAGGCTTTGGAACTTGTTAGATACTAGAAATAAGAACCGTGGTGCTACCGGTTCATTAGCAGGAAGCTCAAGAGCTAAAGAGCAGACTCTACCTAAATACACCGTCGAGTATTTAGAATTGtga
- a CDS encoding uncharacterized protein (similar to uniprot|P53275 Saccharomyces cerevisiae YGR127W Hypothetical ORF), with product MLARRWIYPLPLRCTPEHRAHKFGTWCGINKDGRVGTVLNLKLDQGAQRGHPLHLSSRGKVPTAFLSQHDLDWEQWNSYNKFANQFSELDNTGDFNFFYGDCKNGQYKIIDSLRQTHDVLTNNESQDDSSYMVVSNDVYRYQGEETWPKVQLAKKNLRKLIEDNVNEDQDSFISKCFQVASTSPGLDWQSEELLKSSDVTKQSIFVPPLKFPPDLNLGTTTHAGFYGTRSQIVLLVSKDRQKVTFVERVLHNSDEQVSQRSPDHPAEQLKFQFDLN from the coding sequence ATGTTGGCAAGACGATGGATATATCCTCTGCCCCTACGATGTACCCCAGAGCATAGAGCCCACAAGTTTGGTACATGGTGTGGTATTAACAAGGATGGTAGGGTTGGTACCgtattaaatttaaagcTTGATCAAGGTGCTCAACGCGGACATCCACTACATCTAAGTTCAAGAGGTAAAGTACCTACAGCCTTTCTTTCACAGCATGATTTGGACTGGGAACAATGGAATTCGTATAATAAGTTTGCCAATCAGTTTAGTGAATTAGATAATACAGGTgatttcaacttcttctatGGTGATTGTAAAAATGGGCAATACAAAATCATTGATTCTCTCCGTCAGACCCATGACGTATTGACCAATAATGAATCGCAAGACGACAGTTCATACATGGTGGTCTCCAACGATGTATATCGATACCAAGGTGAAGAGACGTGGCCTAAAGTCCAGTTGGCTAAAAAGAATCTGCGTAAGCTTATTGAAGACAATGTAAATGAAGATCAAGATAGTTTCATATCGAAATGCTTCCAGGTGGCATCCACAAGTCCTGGGTTGGATTGGCAATCCGAAGAACTGTTAAAAAGTTCTGATGTCACAAAGCAATCTATATTTGTACcacctttgaaatttccacCCGATTTGAATCTAGGTACGACTACACATGCAGGATTTTATGGAACGAGATCTCAAATTGTTCTGCTAGTGAGTAAAGATCGTCAGAAGGTTACATTTGTAGAAAGAGTACTCCACAATTCAGATGAGCAAGTCTCTCAAAGATCTCCAGATCATCCTGCTGAGCAACTAAAATTCCAGTTCGATTTAAACTAG
- a CDS encoding bifunctional triacylglycerol lipase/ester hydrolase (similar to uniprot|Q06522 Saccharomyces cerevisiae YPR147C Hypothetical ORF), with the protein MSIRYLAGARLPTSVLHIKPKSPSPSSPLFVWIPGNPGIVQYYEEFLNLLHEKYDSFEILAISHAGMATEDPDLQKRKATIYTLDDQIQHKVEIINQFSAKDRPLIVMGHSVGAYMAQHVVLAEKLLGRVVKLGLITPTVVDIHRSQKGTQLTRAFYWVKYLPDIAAWVSDMLFNKLSSIMFTDQVISLFMGVDKESVPVATSKSLVQNPEIIRQALGLAALEMQQIRGCWPFQKKLIDHCNSNEIETKFVFSANDPWVSNATREALMVFYRENYRDRNLEISVSQDLAHSFIVKHSKYIVDEYF; encoded by the coding sequence ATGAGTATAAGATATTTAGCTGGAGCAAGATTACCGACATCTGTCTTACATATCAAACCTAAATCTCCTTCGCCATCGTCGCCGTTATTCGTATGGATTCCTGGTAATCCCGGTATTGTTCAGTActatgaagaatttttgaatctATTGCATGAGAAATATGATTCGTTCGAGATCCTAGCTATCTCTCATGCTGGTATGGCAACAGAAGATCCTGACTTGCAGAAACGTAAAGCCACGATTTACACATTGGACGATCAGATTCAACATAAAGTGGAAATCATCAATCAATTCTCGGCGAAGGATAGACCCTTGATAGTAATGGGCCATTCTGTTGGTGCATATATGGCTCAACATGTAGTTTTAGCTGAGAAACTATTAGGCAGAGTCGTTAAATTGGGCCTTATAACGCCTACCGTTGTCGATATTCATCGTTCTCAGAAGGGAACTCAGCTTACAAGAGCATTTTACTGGGTCAAGTATTTGCCAGATATTGCAGCATGGGTAAGTGACATGTTATTCAACAAGCTATCATCCATCATGTTCACAGACCAAGTTATATCGCTTTTCATGGGGGTAGATAAGGAAAGTGTACCTGTGGCTACATCTAAATCTTTAGTACAAAATCCAGAAATCATCAGACAAGCGTTAGGGTTAGCCGCCTTGGAAATGCAACAAATTAGAGGTTGTTGGCCATTCCAAAAGAAACTAATCGACCACTGTAATTCGAACGAAATTGAAACGAAGTTTGTTTTCAGCGCTAACGATCCATGGGTTTCTAACGCTACGAGAGAAGCTCTTATGGTATTCTATAGGGAAAACTATAGAGATCGTAATTTAGAAATTTCTGTTTCTCAAGACCTCGCTCATTCCTTCATTGTTAAACATTCCAAATACATTGTTGATGAATACTTTTAG